A segment of the Candidatus Pelagisphaera phototrophica genome:
GAGTTATTCAGCTATCGGCTTCTGCGGTACCGAGTTGGGTCCCAGTCGATAAGCTAAAGGAATTTAAAATCTACCGTTTAGGCGAGTCTGACTCCCATGATGCGACTTATTTAGGTAGCGACCGGGAGCATGGCTGGCATTACGTTCAGGCGGAAGAAGCAATTCGCGACAAACTTAAGCCCATCACGGACTATTCACTCGTAGAACTCAAAACGGGCCAGCCATTGTGGGGAATTGGTGTAGCGATGAAGGATATGGACTTCGCTCCCTATTTTATGAGGGCTGAGGTTTCAACCATTCAAAAGCTTCCAGAAACGGTTGGATTTGCTACTAGCGAAATCACTAGCCCAGGATCTTTGTTGTTTGCCAACGATGGATCACTTGTGGGTTGGGGAAGCAGCGCCTTGAATATGGAGCGATATTTGACAATAGAGGGGCGTCGATATCAAGCCTACCTCCGTAAACCGGACCAGACTACGGTTTTCTATGTGGCTTCGGAATTAGTCAAATCTCTCGGAAACATTCCTGAATCACCGGATATCAATGACATGACCTGGCTCGGTGTAGTCGGATTGCAAACGATAGATGATGAGGTTGCAGAACTGATGGGGCTTGGGGACCAGGCAGCAATTTCGATTAGTCAGATTCTAAAAGGAAGCCCGGCTGCGAAGGCCGGTTTAGTGGAGCGAGACATGGTGCTTTCGGTTGATGGAAAACCACTCAAACGCTACACGCCCCGTCGAGTTGTTGTAGCGGATTTCGAGCAGCAAATCGCTGGGAAGGGGATTGGAGATTCAATGTTGCTTGGTATTTCACGAGGTGGAAAACTAATTGAAATCGAAGTGCCGCTAGAACAATCCCCCAAACCTGTGCGGCAAGCTGACAGGAAGTATTTTGAAGATACAGGATTAACGATTCGCGAGTTTGTTGTCTACGATAACGTTTCCTTGAAGCTAGATCTTGAACTAGACGAAATCCCAGGAGTGATCGTCAGCTTCGTTAAACCTAACAGCAATGCCCAAACCGGTGGGTCACAAAACGGGGATTTGATAAAGGAGATTGATGGAGTGGCGATTCGTGACTTCGATCAAGCTGTCTCGATGATGGAAGAATTGGAGTCCAACGACAGCAAAAACGATTTTGTCATGCTCGTTGCGCGAGGGGCGGAAACCTCTGTGCTTAGAATCACTCTAGATTAGGGATCTATACGTATTCAAAATACAATTCTTTCTTGGCGATCGTTATTTCACGCCTCAACTCATCGTATGCTGACTCGTTCTCCTGGATCTGTTGGATGAGGTCAGCGTTTTCTTTACGTAGGTATTCCGGAGAGTTCTTAACCATTGATCGTTTGACCGATTCTTTCGCAGCTCGTTGTAGTTGCCATCCAGGGATAAGGAAAAGAGAGACCACGATAGATGCAAAGGCTCCCAGAAATCCAATAACGTTGAGAGGTGGCTCTTGGGAGGTCCCGTATATCGCTGCAATAAAGAAAAACGATATGAGCAAGCTCATATAGATACCGTTTTTCCCTTTCTCGAGACCCTTGGCGGGCGTGCTGGGAACCGGTGTCCCATTAGCCTGAAATCGTTTCAGCAAAATACTAACCTGGGAGTACCTTGTTTGAAGATCCTGCAAGCGTTCTTGCACTAACTTCAACGATTTCTCCAGGTCCTCAATCCTTTCACCGAGCGATTCCTGACGCTGCCTCCAGATAAACTCAACTCGGGGTTTGGTAACCTCAACACCCCTGTGTCTGAGGTTTTTTGCTGTCGCCAAGAGGTCACTTTGGATTCGTTTGGAGGTATGGGCGTATTTTTTCCGTTTCGCAAAAAGGTTGCCGTTTGCCTCAATAAAATTGGATATATCTTCAGCTCTTTCTTCGAAAAGATCTTTGTATCGATCGCCATCAATCCATTTCAATCCTGCAACGTAGTAGAGCTTCGACCGGTCGGACAAATTTGGTGCGTTTCTGAGCAGGCGGGCATAAGGAAGCCATCTGCTTTCGGCGGATCTGAATTCAGAACTTTCGCTTATGGAACTTATTGCCTTAAGTCGAAATTCGTCCGGAAGTGAATAGCTTTCCCCTTCCTCCATTACTTGTAGTGGAATATCACTTATGGAGGTGAGCCAGTGAATTGTCTCGCGAGAATTCGCTGGACCGACAATCGCGTCAAATTCTTCAGTATGAATAGTGTCAGGCAACGAACAGATAGCGAGCTTCGCTTTTTCATCTTCGGTCAATCGGGAGATTATTGCTTCAGCAGTATCTCGGCAGGAGACATCCCTATAATCGCTCTTCAACCGATCGATAGCCTGCACCGCAGCTGCAGGATATCCCAAGCTGCGAACGAATACGAATCGAGAATCTTCTTGCGATAGATTTTCGCGATGAGCGAACGAAATTACAGATTCAATGCTAGCGGGATGTAGTTCGAAATCGACGACGAATTCATCCCATTCTCCCCATGATTCCTCTGGGTCTTGAAGATAGAAGGGCTCTGAAGATTCTACGATTACCACGAGATTGCGCCGGTAGGGACCTTTCGTTGCGGCTGGGACGACGTAGTTTCTGAACCACTCTCGAACCGAACCGGATACCGTAGTGGGATCCGAAAGGTGGAGCACAATGAGATCTGTTCCCATTGATTGAAGGGGGAGTGCATCTAAAAATGCCTCTGCTTGATTACCTGCCCGGTTGTTTCCGAATCCGACAGAAACATCCATGTCCTCTTTCAAAAAAGAGGTGCGGCCAACGGATGCAGCGGCAGCGGCGTTTACGTAAGGCTGCTTTTTGGTGGCAATTGAAGACCGCGTTATTAAAAGAGAGTCGTCTGAAAGGATTGGGTCGACTTTCCCTTTCTGGGCATCCTCAAGTCTTTGAGCGAGGGATACCCCTCTTTGAGGGTTATTTGGAAATCGGACCTCTTGGCTGCAGGCGGATATGAATTCTTGAGGGTTGTCTATCGAGGTCTCGTATTTGGGCGAGATCCAGACAATTTTCTTCCGCTCCATGAAACTGGACTCGCGAAGGGCCATCAGGAAAGTTGATTTTCCAACTTGCTTCTCACCCCAAAGATTTATTATCCGGGTTGCGTACACTCCGAATTCCTCGAGGGGCAGCAAAGAGGCAAAGCGATCAAGCTCTTCGGATCTTGATATAAGGTTTTCAGGTGCGATAAAAGCAGATTCTTGAGTATTTTCAGCCATCTTGATGTGAGTCTAAACTACTCAAATTAGCGAATCGGACTTATTGGAGGATCGGTTTAGACAGGTGTTCGATAAGCGCTCTTTTTTTACAATGCTATTTCTTTTCTCTAGTGCGGAATCCTAATATCAAAAAAGTGGCTCTCCCCTTGGAAGAGCCACTGATGTAAATAAATTGACTTGCGGTTATTCGAGCAAAAGAAGAGCGATAGCACTCGAAGCGTTTGCCTGATCAAGCATGGCCGAACCTGCTTGTACGAGAATGTTGGCGCGAGCCAACTGAGTCGATTCGGTAGCAACGTCCACATCGATGATGCGGCTGTTTGCTGCTTCCAGATTCTGTTTATTGACGGTCAACATGTCAGAAGCGAATGACAGCTGACTTGATTGGGCACCATTTTGAGCGCGAAGCGTCGCAACGTTCTCAATGGCGGTTGTGATCTGTGCAAGTGAAACGTCTGCCAAGTCGGTAGCCGAAGAAGCGTTTGTCACCGCATTGCCCAATGCCGCTTGATTGATACTCACTGAAGTTCCGCCACTTTCAGTTGTTGCTACAGATAACGTATTAGCTGAAGAGCCTGAAGTGAAGAGAGATACTCCATTGAAGGTTTCACCTTCAATCGCAGTGAGCTGCGACTTTAGGGCGTCGAATTCAGTGTCGTAGTTGGCAACGTCCGTCGCGTTCTTGGTGACGTCCGCAGACAGTGTCTTCAGTTCTGACATGCGGTCGAGAACCTTGCCTGCGATCTGGAATGCACCGTCCTGAGTCTGCAGGAAGGACTGCGCATTCATGAGGTTGGTGTTGACCGCGTCGGTCCGCTTGATAGCGGCTGACAACTTCATAGATACAGCGAGTCCACCAGCGTCGTCAGACGGGGCGGTAATCCTCAAACCGCTAGACAAGCGGTTCAAGCTTTTCTGCAGCATAGTGTTGCTGTTATTGAGGTTGTTCTTCGCGATTGTAGCCGCGGAGTTTGTGTTTATTGTAACTGACATTTTTTACGTCCTTGATTTTGAATGCGGCATCCTTGCCGCCGGGAGTCTGAATAGAAGCGTCAGACAGCGCTTATCTTTCGTTGATGAAAGAAAGTGAGGTGCAGATCGTTAGGAGCTTTTCCTTTGACCGACAAAAATTTTCTATGAATTTACAACCAGGTTTCATCCTTAGACTCCAACTCGGGGTTTGCGATTTGGATTTACACTCTCGTCTATCGCTCTCGAGTCTTTTAGCGATTTGAAGGAGAGTACTTATTTGAACCTGAGTAGTGATCCCCAATCTGTTTCTGCCGCTTCGACGATTGGTTTTTGCGAAACGGATTTCAAAATCCTCAAGCTCTAATGGGTATTGTCTAGTCTCTATGGGGTAGATTACTCATGAATGGAGCATTAGGTGAGTTGGGCTACTGAGTCAATTTTGTGGAATGAAAGAAGACTTGTTGTATTCAGAGGTTCAGGTTGGAAGTTCTAACGCGCTTTGGTTGAATAACTGGACGGTTGAGTGAATGGACGGAATAGGTAATTCACTATCCGAGTCCCTTAGCGAGGTGCACGTAGCTGGGGGTTGCTTTTCGAATTGCGAGGACGCTTTGAGGCAGTTCTCCGATTCAAGCCAGAACTCTTAAAACAAAAAGTGGCTCCCCTGAATGAGGAGAGCCACTTGGTGAAGGGAGGATAACGAGTTATTGTCCGAGCAAACGAAGAGCGATGGCACTCGAAGCGTTTGCTTGACCAAGCATGGCCGAACCTGCCTGTACGAGGATGTTGGCACGAGCCAACTGAGTCGATTCGGTGGCAACGTCCACATCGATAATGCGGCTGTTTGCTGCTTCCAGATTCTGTTTATTGACGGTCAACATGTCAGAAGCGAATGACAACTGACTTGATTGGGCGCCATTTTGAGCGCGAAGCGTCGCAACGTTCTCAATGGCGGTTGTGATCTGTGCGAGTGAAACGTCTGCCAAGTCGGTAGCCGAAGTAGCATTTGTCACCGCATTGCCCAATGCCGCTTGATTGATAGTTACTGAAGATCCGCCACTTTCAGTTGTTGCTACAGATAACGTAGTAGCTGAAGAGCCTGAACTGAAGAGAGATACTCCATTGAAGGTTTCACCTCCAATCGCAGTGAGCTGCGACTTTAGGGCGTCGAATTCAGTGTCGTAGTTGGCAACGTCCGTCGCGTTCTTGGTGACGTCCGCAGCAAGTGTCTTCAGTTCTGACATGCGGTCGAGAACCTTACCTGCGATCTGGAATGCACCGTCCTGAGTCTGCAGGAAGGACTGCGCATTCATGAGGTTGGTGTTGACCGCGTCGGTCCGCTTGATAGCGGCTGACAACTTCATAGATACAGCGAGTCCACCGGCGTCGTCGGACGGGGCGGTAATCCTCAAACCGCTAGACAAGCGGTTCAAGCTTTTCTGCAGCATAGTGTTGCTGTTATTGAGGTTATTCTTCGCGATTGTAGCCGCGGAGTTTGTGTTTATTGTAACTGACATATTATATCATCCTTGACTAAAGCTGTGGCATCCTTGCTACAGCGTGCCTGATTAATAGCGCCAGACA
Coding sequences within it:
- a CDS encoding PDZ domain-containing protein, producing MTKRIIQRIVAWGYVSLCLSKSFSAPAVEELFDERSASILVVEFFVETEIDRRPTSVNGIVIDSNGVIQLSASAVPSWVPVDKLKEFKIYRLGESDSHDATYLGSDREHGWHYVQAEEAIRDKLKPITDYSLVELKTGQPLWGIGVAMKDMDFAPYFMRAEVSTIQKLPETVGFATSEITSPGSLLFANDGSLVGWGSSALNMERYLTIEGRRYQAYLRKPDQTTVFYVASELVKSLGNIPESPDINDMTWLGVVGLQTIDDEVAELMGLGDQAAISISQILKGSPAAKAGLVERDMVLSVDGKPLKRYTPRRVVVADFEQQIAGKGIGDSMLLGISRGGKLIEIEVPLEQSPKPVRQADRKYFEDTGLTIREFVVYDNVSLKLDLELDEIPGVIVSFVKPNSNAQTGGSQNGDLIKEIDGVAIRDFDQAVSMMEELESNDSKNDFVMLVARGAETSVLRITLD
- a CDS encoding flagellin, yielding MSVTINTNSAATIAKNNLNNSNTMLQKSLNRLSSGLRITAPSDDAGGLAVSMKLSAAIKRTDAVNTNLMNAQSFLQTQDGAFQIAGKVLDRMSELKTLSADVTKNATDVANYDTEFDALKSQLTAIEGETFNGVSLFTSGSSANTLSVATTESGGTSVSINQAALGNAVTNASSATDLADVSLAQITTAIENVATLRAQNGAQSSQLSFASDMLTVNKQNLEAANSRIIDVDVATESTQLARANILVQAGSAMLDQANASSAIALLLLE
- a CDS encoding flagellin, which produces MSVTINTNSAATIAKNNLNNSNTMLQKSLNRLSSGLRITAPSDDAGGLAVSMKLSAAIKRTDAVNTNLMNAQSFLQTQDGAFQIAGKVLDRMSELKTLAADVTKNATDVANYDTEFDALKSQLTAIGGETFNGVSLFSSGSSATTLSVATTESGGSSVTINQAALGNAVTNATSATDLADVSLAQITTAIENVATLRAQNGAQSSQLSFASDMLTVNKQNLEAANSRIIDVDVATESTQLARANILVQAGSAMLGQANASSAIALRLLGQ